The segment GTATCTGACTTTAGTTTGCAGTCGGATACTTTGGGATGGGAGGTAAGAGGCTATCTGTCTGGGTATTGCCTGCATTCCCTGTGCAGGAATTACAGCCTGTCCAGTGGCAAACTGTTTAAACAGAAACTGAAAGAACAGGTAAGAGGTATGCAGTTCTTTTTCCAGAAAGACACCACTAAAGAATGGACGGAAAAATGTATCAATGATTTCATCACTATAACCATACTTATGCAAAAAGTTCAATGTAGAGTCGTTTGCCTTTTCGTGAAAGAAGCTAGAGTTGGCAACAGACTTTAACTTTTGACTTAGTTGCAGAATCTTTACCTTATCCCACAACGATCCCACAGGTGCTATCAAGGCTTCCGGAGCTGACAGAAGGCGCTGTAGTGGATTCGGCATAGTATGAAACCTACCTTGCTTGCGGATAATAGCACCAGACTGAAATTCCCGAAATTGCAGGGATTCATATTGGAGTAGTTGCTGAGCCTCCGGATAGGAGGGAAGAAAAATCTGAAAGCCTCTGTCCAGGAGAAAACCGCCTGCTTTATCTGTGCGAACTCTGCCTCCCACAGCATCCGATGCTTCCAGAATCGTTGACTGTATGCCTTTATCCTGTAAGTACTTGGCGCAGGTTAATCCCGCAATTCCTGCTCCTATAATGACTACCATGGTAATATGTAAGTAAAGATGTATCGTTTTGTCTGTTATGGTAGTAACTATCAAGCTGGAATTTTGTTTACTATTTTTGTGGACAAGATAATTTCCTCTCTGCCTTATGGAAGAATCTTGTCGCTACTACTGTTAACATAAGTCTTACGGCTTAGCCATTTGATTTACCAGTTCCAGTCTGCCAACTACACTATTGGGAGGTAAAATGGTACCTGGAGTGGTTACGGCATTAGCTCCAAGACGGGAGTTATCTCCTATCAGGGCGCCAAACTTAGTGACTTTTGTGTCAATGATTTCGTGGTTGACCTTTGCCCAGATACGTTTATCTTCCCGTTCATTGAAGTGATTGGCAATGATTGCTCCGGCTTCCATATTTACCTGATTGCCAATGATAGAATCCCCGACAAAGTTAAAGTGTGCCAGCGCACTTCCGGAAAAGATAAAACTGGACTTTACTTCACACCCTGGGCCTATAGATACATTTTCTGCCAGAAATACCCCTCCCCGAAGATAAGCATGAGCCCCAATGAAACAACCTTTAGAGATGATAACAGGTGCTTTCAGAACAACCCCTTGCTCAACCACACTATCTTTATGAATGGCAATATGATCACGGATGATAAAGTCCGGATCGAGAGTGGCAAGGATCTGAGAGATAATATTTTGAATATCAGTTGTAATTTCCCAGGGGGTAGGATAGTTTTCCAGTATAGGGAGTGTCTGAAAGATGCCAGAAATGGAATGTGGAAGTAACATAGGTAGTATGGTAAGTGGACATACCAAGGTAAGGGAATCCCATAAAAAAAGCCACCCGAAGGTGGCTTCTCTGTTAAAATATATTTCTTATTGATTAGAAGAAATAGCTGATACCCAGAGATGGACTTAGTGAGTTTACATCCAGACCAATAGTCGTGTTATTGTTATTACCTCCCTGAGGATTAACAGAGTTTATATAAAAACCTCTTAATGTTAATTCTGTAGCCCAATGTGAAGATGGGAAGAAGGCAAATCCTGGAGAAATGCTAAAATCGATTGTATTCACTTTTGACTCAGTGGTATTTGTTGAGTTAGCGAATTCTGTTTTAGTCTTCTCCTTACCGAATCCAAATCCTAAACGACTTTGTGCGAAGAAATGGAATTTATCTCCAGATGTAGGAATATAGTATCTGACAAATGGCGATACATTTACAGTAGGAGTAGTCTCAGTAACAACGTTGGTATTGTTAATGTATTTGTTTTTTGTAGTAGTGAAACCCAGACCTAATCCTACAGCAAACTGATCACTAACAAAATAACCTACGCTAGGAGTCAAAGCAAATGAAGAATACTTGTAGTTGGAATTCGCTTCATAACTTTTGGAAGAAACACCAAACTGACCATTGATAAATAATTTTCCTTGTTCTACCTGTGCAGTGGCAGTCATAGCTGAGATCATTGCGATAGCCGCAATAAAGATTTTTTTCATTGTTTTACTGGTTTTTTGGTTAATAAAAGCTGGTGCAAATATCTTTCAGAAAAGGAAAATACAAAATAGAAAAAGCGAATTTCCCTTTTGGAATAAAGGAAGATCCGCTTTTTGTAATTTGTTATAAGTAAGACGATTATTTTTAACTATAGATAAAATTACTTAGAAATATTACGCATACTCTTAAATGCATTAATCAATCCGTTTGTAGAACTGTCATGTGAAGTAACTTCCTCTTCTGTTTCCAGCTCAGGCAAAATCTTGCTGGCAAGCTGTTTACCCAGTTCTACCCCCCACTGATCAAAGCTATAGATATTCCAGATTACTCCCTGTACAAAAATCTTGTGTTCGTACATAGCAATCAGGCTACCCAGTGTATACGGCGTGATACGTTTTACCAGAATAGAGTTAGTAGGACGATTGCCCTGGAACACTTTAAATGGAACCAGTGGCGCAAATTCCGTTTCGGACTTACCTGCTTTGATGAACTCATCGCGTACTTCAGCCTCCGTCTTTCCTTTCATCAGCGCTTCTGTCTGAGCAAAGAAGTTAGACATCAGTAAGGTATGGTGATTGCCAATCGCATTGTGCGTAATAGCTGGCGCAATAAAGTCACAAGGAATCAACTTGGTGCCCTGGTGAATCAGCTGATAAAATGCATGCTGACCATTTGTACCCGGTTCTCCCCAGATAACAGGACCTGTAGAGTAGGTGACAGGTGTACCATTGCGGTCTACATATTTGCCATTGCTTTCCATATCTCCCTGCTGGAAATAGGCTGCAAAGCGGTGCATATATTGATCATACGGAAGAATGGCATGGCTTTGGGCATCAAAGAAATTGTTGTACCATACACCCAGCAGACCCAGTGTGACAGGAATGTTTTCTGCGAAAGGAGTAGTCTGGAAGTGCTGATCCATAGCATAGGCTCCTTCCAGCAATGCTTTGAAGTTGTCAAATCCGATGGTACAGGCTATCGATAATCCAATAGCAGACCAGAGAGAATACCGTCCACCTACCCAGTCCCAGAAGCCGAACATGTTGGCTGTATCAATACCAAACTTCTGTACCTCCTTTGCATTGGTAGACAGAGCCACAAAGTGTTTGGCTACCAGGCTTTCGTCTTTGGCTGAGGTCAGAAACCAGTTACGGGCCGAATGCGCATTGGCCATAGTCTCCTGTGTGGTAAACGTTTTGGAGGCTATCATAAACAGCGTCGTCTCCGGATTTACCTTTTTCAGCGTTTCCACAATGTGCGTACCATCTACGTTAGATACAAAGTGCACACTCATATTAGATTTCCAGTAAGGCTTCAGTGCTTCTGTCACCATCACTGGACCCAGGTCAGAGCCACCAATCCCAATGTTGACGATATCGGTAATGGCTTTGCCTGTGTAGCCTTTCCATTCACCGGAAATAATCTGGTTAGAGAATTTTTCCATTTGTGCCAGCACTCCATTTACATCTAGCATCACATCTTTGCCTTCTGAATAAACAGGCTTACCCGAACGGTTACGCAGGGCAGTATGCAGTACCGAACGACCTTCTGTGGCATTGATGGCTTCTCCACCAAACATGGCTTCAATAGCCTGCTTCAATTGGGATTCCTCAGCCAGTTGAAGCAACAGACTTTTGGTTTGATCTGATATATTGTTTTTTGAATAGTCCAGTAAAATATCCTCGAAAGTCAGCGAG is part of the Xanthocytophaga agilis genome and harbors:
- a CDS encoding NAD(P)/FAD-dependent oxidoreductase; this translates as MVVIIGAGIAGLTCAKYLQDKGIQSTILEASDAVGGRVRTDKAGGFLLDRGFQIFLPSYPEAQQLLQYESLQFREFQSGAIIRKQGRFHTMPNPLQRLLSAPEALIAPVGSLWDKVKILQLSQKLKSVANSSFFHEKANDSTLNFLHKYGYSDEIIDTFFRPFFSGVFLEKELHTSYLFFQFLFKQFATGQAVIPAQGMQAIPRQIASYLPSQSIRLQTKVRYIDGKIVHLENGESLEADTIVIATDARQFHRWYPDTQSVEFNGTTCLYFTAPKSPLSRPMLAINADADGIVNHIAVLSDVAPSYTPTDEALISVNLVGQYPYSNGELAQKVHLEMIEWFGAEAKNWQHIRTYSIPHALPQYLPDTKQPIPLKLTNYTYTCGDYTRYPSLNGAMQSGREVAEMIVQMRQ
- a CDS encoding outer membrane beta-barrel protein, whose translation is MKKIFIAAIAMISAMTATAQVEQGKLFINGQFGVSSKSYEANSNYKYSSFALTPSVGYFVSDQFAVGLGLGFTTTKNKYINNTNVVTETTPTVNVSPFVRYYIPTSGDKFHFFAQSRLGFGFGKEKTKTEFANSTNTTESKVNTIDFSISPGFAFFPSSHWATELTLRGFYINSVNPQGGNNNNTTIGLDVNSLSPSLGISYFF
- a CDS encoding DapH/DapD/GlmU-related protein; the protein is MLLPHSISGIFQTLPILENYPTPWEITTDIQNIISQILATLDPDFIIRDHIAIHKDSVVEQGVVLKAPVIISKGCFIGAHAYLRGGVFLAENVSIGPGCEVKSSFIFSGSALAHFNFVGDSIIGNQVNMEAGAIIANHFNEREDKRIWAKVNHEIIDTKVTKFGALIGDNSRLGANAVTTPGTILPPNSVVGRLELVNQMAKP
- the pgi gene encoding glucose-6-phosphate isomerase → MAFPKVNPTQTNAWKQLTVHAEQTRDRQIKDLFAQDADRFKKFSLTFEDILLDYSKNNISDQTKSLLLQLAEESQLKQAIEAMFGGEAINATEGRSVLHTALRNRSGKPVYSEGKDVMLDVNGVLAQMEKFSNQIISGEWKGYTGKAITDIVNIGIGGSDLGPVMVTEALKPYWKSNMSVHFVSNVDGTHIVETLKKVNPETTLFMIASKTFTTQETMANAHSARNWFLTSAKDESLVAKHFVALSTNAKEVQKFGIDTANMFGFWDWVGGRYSLWSAIGLSIACTIGFDNFKALLEGAYAMDQHFQTTPFAENIPVTLGLLGVWYNNFFDAQSHAILPYDQYMHRFAAYFQQGDMESNGKYVDRNGTPVTYSTGPVIWGEPGTNGQHAFYQLIHQGTKLIPCDFIAPAITHNAIGNHHTLLMSNFFAQTEALMKGKTEAEVRDEFIKAGKSETEFAPLVPFKVFQGNRPTNSILVKRITPYTLGSLIAMYEHKIFVQGVIWNIYSFDQWGVELGKQLASKILPELETEEEVTSHDSSTNGLINAFKSMRNISK